A single Magnetospirillum sp. WYHS-4 DNA region contains:
- a CDS encoding penicillin-binding protein 1A, with amino-acid sequence MLMRLIRFVAMLFGIATVLAIAGAVGAVYVFHEFGRDLPDYRQLADYEPPVTTRVHAGDGRLLAEYAVEKRVFVPIHVMPKHVVQAFLSAEDKHFYQHQGIDPLGIVRAALTNVKQMGSGRRPAGASTITQQVAKNFLLTNEVSIARKIKEAILAFRIEQAFSKQRILELYLNEIYLGFSAYGVAAASVNYFNKSLDELTVAEAAYLAALPKAPNNYHPIQKHEAAKARRDWVISRMEEDGVLTAQEAQAAMADPLIVRQRNEGEQVRADVFAEEVRRELAQRFGETALYKGGLLVRTTLDPRLQDIAVRALRRGLERYDRRHGWRGPLNRIDIAGDWMPTLRSIERPKGTDPNWTLAVVIHMDDALAEIGLPNGTRGRIPLSEMKWARAQRRDDDGDETLGPPVKKPAEVVGPGDVILVESLAGRPVDGEPDTDEPPVDAKGKPLPPKPLHPAGIYGLRQVPEIDGAIVALDPHTGRVLAMVGGYAYERSQFNRAVQAHRQPGSAFKPFVYLPALEEGYTPSTLILDAPFVIDQGPGLPKWRPENYTQKFYGPSTMRLGIEKSRNLMTVRLAQTIGMEKVVDSAKRFHVVDSMDALLSAALGSTETSLLRLTTAYAMLVNGGKAITPSLIDRIQDRNGRTVFRHDARPCASCRALQWAGQEVPAIPDNRKPVTDPASAYQMVSMLQGVVERGTGTSIKAVGKPLAGKTGTTNNSMDTWFVGFSPDLAVGVFMGYDELRPLGKKETGGSVSAPIFRDFMMEALKGKPATPFRIPPGIRMVRVKASDGRPAGPGDTDVILEAFKPDNVPSGRGEVLEGRGSQDGPASGFDAVGSGSGDAPSSGTGGLY; translated from the coding sequence ATGTTGATGCGACTGATCCGCTTCGTCGCCATGCTGTTCGGCATCGCCACGGTCCTGGCCATCGCCGGGGCCGTCGGGGCGGTCTATGTCTTCCACGAGTTCGGGCGCGATCTGCCCGACTACCGCCAACTGGCCGACTACGAACCGCCGGTGACCACCCGCGTCCATGCCGGCGACGGCCGCCTGCTGGCCGAATACGCGGTGGAAAAGCGCGTCTTCGTGCCCATCCACGTCATGCCCAAGCATGTGGTGCAGGCCTTCCTGTCGGCCGAGGACAAGCACTTCTACCAGCACCAGGGTATCGATCCCTTGGGCATCGTCCGCGCCGCGCTGACCAACGTCAAGCAGATGGGTTCGGGCCGCCGCCCGGCCGGCGCTTCCACCATCACCCAGCAGGTGGCCAAGAACTTCCTCTTGACCAACGAGGTTTCCATCGCCCGCAAGATCAAGGAGGCCATCCTGGCCTTCCGTATCGAGCAGGCTTTCAGCAAGCAGCGCATCCTGGAGCTTTATCTCAACGAGATCTACCTGGGGTTCAGCGCCTACGGCGTGGCCGCCGCCTCGGTGAACTATTTCAACAAGTCCCTGGACGAACTGACGGTGGCCGAAGCGGCTTACCTGGCCGCCCTGCCCAAGGCGCCCAACAACTATCACCCCATCCAGAAGCACGAGGCCGCCAAGGCACGGCGCGACTGGGTGATCTCGCGCATGGAAGAAGACGGCGTCCTCACCGCCCAGGAGGCCCAGGCCGCCATGGCCGACCCCTTGATCGTCCGCCAGCGCAACGAGGGCGAGCAGGTGCGCGCCGACGTCTTCGCCGAGGAGGTGCGGCGCGAACTGGCCCAGCGCTTCGGCGAAACCGCTCTCTACAAGGGCGGTCTTCTGGTGCGCACCACCCTCGATCCCCGTCTGCAGGACATCGCCGTGCGGGCCTTGCGCCGCGGCCTGGAACGCTACGACCGTCGCCACGGCTGGCGGGGTCCGCTCAACCGGATCGACATCGCCGGCGACTGGATGCCGACCTTGCGGTCCATCGAGCGGCCCAAGGGCACAGATCCCAATTGGACCTTGGCGGTAGTCATCCACATGGACGACGCCTTGGCGGAAATCGGCTTGCCCAACGGCACGCGTGGGCGCATCCCGCTGTCCGAGATGAAATGGGCCCGCGCCCAGCGCCGCGACGACGACGGCGACGAAACCCTGGGGCCCCCGGTGAAAAAGCCGGCCGAGGTGGTCGGGCCGGGCGATGTGATCCTGGTGGAATCCCTGGCCGGCAGGCCGGTGGACGGCGAGCCGGATACCGACGAACCGCCCGTCGACGCCAAGGGCAAGCCCCTGCCGCCCAAGCCGCTGCATCCGGCGGGCATCTACGGCCTGCGCCAGGTCCCGGAAATCGACGGCGCCATCGTGGCGCTCGATCCCCACACCGGGCGGGTGCTGGCCATGGTCGGCGGCTACGCCTACGAGCGCAGCCAGTTCAACCGGGCCGTCCAGGCCCACCGCCAGCCGGGGTCGGCCTTCAAGCCCTTCGTCTACCTGCCGGCCCTGGAAGAAGGGTACACGCCGTCCACCCTGATCCTGGATGCCCCCTTCGTCATCGACCAGGGGCCGGGTCTGCCCAAGTGGCGTCCCGAGAACTATACCCAGAAGTTCTACGGCCCCAGCACGATGCGTTTGGGGATCGAGAAGTCGCGCAACCTGATGACCGTGCGCCTGGCCCAGACCATCGGCATGGAAAAGGTGGTGGATTCCGCCAAGCGCTTCCACGTGGTCGATTCCATGGACGCCCTGCTTTCGGCGGCGCTCGGATCGACCGAGACCTCGCTGCTGCGCCTGACCACCGCCTACGCCATGCTGGTCAACGGCGGCAAGGCGATCACCCCGTCCCTGATCGACCGCATCCAGGACCGCAACGGCCGGACCGTGTTCCGCCACGACGCCCGCCCCTGCGCCAGTTGCCGGGCGTTGCAATGGGCCGGCCAGGAAGTTCCCGCGATCCCCGACAACCGCAAGCCGGTGACCGATCCGGCTTCCGCCTACCAGATGGTCTCCATGTTGCAGGGCGTGGTGGAACGGGGTACCGGCACCTCGATCAAGGCGGTGGGCAAGCCGCTGGCCGGCAAGACCGGCACCACCAACAACAGCATGGACACTTGGTTCGTCGGCTTTTCCCCCGATCTGGCGGTGGGGGTCTTCATGGGCTACGACGAACTGCGGCCCCTGGGCAAGAAGGAGACCGGCGGTTCGGTCTCGGCGCCCATTTTTCGCGACTTCATGATGGAAGCCTTGAAGGGCAAGCCGGCGACTCCCTTCCGCATTCCCCCCGGCATCCGCATGGTGCGCGTCAAAGCCAGCGACGGCCGTCCGGCGGGGCCGGGCGACACCGACGTCATCCTGGAAGCCTTCAAGCCCGACAACGTCCCTTCCGGCCGGGGCGAGGTCCTGGAAGGCCGGGGCAGCCAGGACGGGCCCGCTTCCGGCTTCGACGCGGTGGGCAGCGGCTCCGGCGACGCGCCGTCCAGCGGAACGGGGGGCTTGTATTGA
- a CDS encoding bacteriohemerythrin: MAFLDWKDKMSVGNDALDTDHKKLVGFINDLHDRMDGNPDPEIVARIVDKLIDFAQYHFEFEEKLLRLCRYPELDRHKERHKDLLDRLHEMRDSYAASPSDFRLIGIFDFLSNWLMKHVLREDMAYKPFIERK, translated from the coding sequence ATGGCCTTTCTCGACTGGAAGGACAAGATGAGCGTCGGCAACGACGCATTGGACACCGACCACAAGAAGCTGGTCGGGTTCATCAACGATTTGCACGACCGCATGGACGGCAACCCCGATCCGGAGATCGTGGCCAGGATCGTGGACAAGCTCATCGACTTCGCCCAATACCACTTCGAGTTCGAGGAGAAGCTGCTCCGACTCTGCCGCTATCCCGAACTGGACCGCCACAAGGAACGGCATAAGGACTTGCTGGACCGCCTGCACGAGATGCGCGACAGCTACGCCGCCTCGCCCAGCGACTTCCGCCTGATCGGCATTTTCGACTTCCTGTCCAATTGGCTGATGAAGCACGTGCTGCGGGAAGACATGGCCTACAAGCCCTTCATCGAGCGGAAGTAG
- the nifE gene encoding nitrogenase iron-molybdenum cofactor biosynthesis protein NifE: protein MLKQKVQGLFDEPGCAANRAKSDGARKKGCGKALVPGAAAGGCAFDGAKICLQPIADAAHLVHGPLACEGNSWDSRHALSSGPTLYRTGFTTDLSEFDIIHGGEKRLYRAIKEIVARYDPPAVFVYQTCVPALIGDDVVRVCRHASEKLGRPVIPVEAPGFVGSKNLGNKLGGEALLDYVIGTREPAVSTPTDINILGEYNVAGEMWQVTPLFARLGIRILASVTGDGRYADVAAAHRARVNMLVCSQALIALARKMEERWGIPYFEGSFYGISDTSEALRTTARLLVARGAPTDLAARTEALIAEEEAKAWARLAEFRPRLAGKRVLLYTGGVKSWSVVAALQEVGMTVVGTSVRKSTEGDKERIRSLMGEEAPMFDAIPPREMYRMLKEGEADIMLSGGRTQFVALKARVPWLDINQERSHAYAGYVGMVELVRRIDLALSNPVWAQVRAPAPWEGEA, encoded by the coding sequence ATGCTGAAGCAGAAGGTCCAAGGTCTGTTCGACGAGCCGGGCTGCGCCGCCAACCGGGCCAAGTCGGACGGTGCGCGCAAGAAGGGTTGCGGCAAGGCCCTGGTGCCGGGCGCCGCGGCCGGCGGCTGCGCCTTCGACGGCGCCAAGATCTGCTTGCAGCCCATCGCCGATGCCGCTCATCTGGTGCATGGACCCCTGGCCTGCGAGGGTAACAGCTGGGACAGCCGCCACGCCCTCAGTTCCGGCCCCACTCTCTACCGCACCGGCTTTACCACCGACCTGTCCGAATTCGACATCATCCATGGCGGCGAGAAAAGGCTCTACCGTGCGATCAAGGAGATCGTCGCCCGGTACGATCCGCCCGCCGTCTTCGTCTACCAGACCTGCGTGCCGGCCCTGATCGGCGACGACGTCGTGCGCGTCTGCCGCCACGCCTCGGAAAAGCTGGGCCGGCCGGTGATCCCCGTCGAGGCGCCGGGGTTCGTCGGTTCCAAGAACCTGGGCAACAAGCTGGGCGGCGAGGCTTTGCTGGACTACGTCATCGGCACCCGCGAGCCGGCGGTATCCACCCCCACCGACATCAACATCCTGGGCGAATACAACGTGGCCGGCGAAATGTGGCAGGTCACGCCGCTGTTCGCGCGCCTGGGGATACGCATTCTCGCTTCCGTCACCGGCGACGGGCGTTATGCCGACGTCGCCGCCGCCCATCGCGCCCGGGTCAACATGCTGGTTTGCAGCCAAGCGTTGATCGCGCTCGCGCGGAAGATGGAGGAACGGTGGGGCATTCCCTATTTCGAGGGCTCGTTCTACGGCATCTCCGATACCTCGGAGGCCTTGCGCACCACCGCCCGCCTGCTGGTGGCGCGGGGCGCGCCGACCGACTTGGCGGCGCGTACCGAAGCCCTGATCGCCGAGGAGGAAGCCAAGGCCTGGGCCCGCCTGGCGGAATTCCGACCCCGTCTGGCCGGCAAGCGGGTGCTGCTCTACACCGGCGGCGTCAAGTCCTGGTCGGTGGTGGCGGCACTCCAGGAAGTCGGCATGACCGTCGTCGGAACCTCGGTGCGCAAGTCCACGGAAGGCGACAAGGAGCGCATCCGCTCCCTGATGGGCGAGGAAGCCCCCATGTTCGACGCCATCCCGCCCCGCGAAATGTACCGCATGCTGAAGGAAGGCGAGGCAGACATCATGCTGTCGGGCGGGCGCACCCAGTTCGTCGCCCTGAAGGCCCGCGTGCCCTGGCTGGACATCAACCAGGAACGATCCCACGCCTACGCCGGCTACGTCGGCATGGTGGAACTGGTGCGGCGCATCGACCTGGCCCTGTCCAATCCCGTCTGGGCCCAGGTGCGTGCCCCGGCGCCTTGGGAAGGGGAGGCCTGA
- the nifN gene encoding nitrogenase iron-molybdenum cofactor biosynthesis protein NifN encodes MTEAPRKACAVNPLKSSAPLGAALAFLGIDGCLPLFHGSQGCTAFALVLMVRHFREAIPLQTTAMNEISTILGGSDNVEQALVNIVGRTKPKVIGLCTTALTETRGEDFSGDLRLTLARRDDLGETAVVVASTPDFDGGLETGWSKAVTAMVEQLVPAGPREVVAPRQVNLLAGSHLTPGDVEELREIAESFGLDVILLPDLAGSLDGHVPDRYIPTTYGGTRLEDIRRMGRSMLTLALGEQMRPAAEALERQAGVPFRVLDRLTGLEASDTLVAVLAELSGRPVPPKLRRQRSQLVDAMLDGHFFFGGKSIALAGEPDLLWALGSFLAGLGAKIAVAVATDGRSPLLARLPAAKAFVGDLGDLEDAAAGCHLIVAPAHGRQAGDRLGIPLFRAGFPVFDRLGGPQRVSVGYRGTRELLFAVANLLIEADSGHEVAHDAQTAAG; translated from the coding sequence ATGACCGAAGCCCCCCGCAAGGCCTGCGCCGTCAATCCGTTGAAAAGCAGCGCGCCTTTGGGCGCGGCGCTCGCCTTCCTGGGAATCGACGGCTGCCTGCCCCTGTTCCATGGCTCCCAGGGCTGCACCGCCTTCGCCCTGGTGCTGATGGTCCGCCATTTTCGCGAGGCCATCCCCTTGCAGACCACGGCGATGAACGAGATTTCCACCATCCTGGGCGGTTCGGACAACGTGGAACAGGCCCTGGTCAACATCGTCGGCCGCACGAAGCCCAAGGTGATCGGCCTCTGCACCACGGCGCTCACGGAGACCCGCGGCGAGGACTTCTCGGGCGACCTGCGCCTGACGCTGGCCCGCCGCGACGACCTGGGAGAGACGGCGGTGGTGGTGGCTTCCACCCCCGACTTCGACGGCGGCCTGGAGACCGGCTGGAGCAAGGCGGTAACCGCCATGGTCGAACAACTGGTCCCCGCGGGGCCGCGCGAAGTGGTAGCGCCCCGCCAAGTCAACCTGCTGGCCGGCAGCCACCTGACCCCGGGTGACGTCGAGGAACTGCGTGAGATCGCCGAATCCTTCGGCCTTGATGTCATCTTGCTGCCCGATCTGGCCGGTTCGTTGGACGGGCATGTGCCCGACCGCTACATCCCCACCACCTACGGCGGCACCCGGCTGGAGGACATCCGCCGCATGGGGCGCTCGATGCTCACGCTGGCCCTGGGCGAACAGATGCGCCCCGCCGCCGAAGCCCTGGAACGCCAAGCCGGCGTGCCCTTCCGGGTGCTGGACCGCCTGACCGGGCTGGAAGCCTCCGACACCCTGGTTGCGGTCCTGGCCGAACTGTCGGGACGTCCGGTGCCGCCCAAGCTCCGCCGCCAGCGCAGCCAACTGGTCGATGCCATGTTGGACGGGCATTTCTTCTTCGGCGGCAAAAGCATCGCCCTGGCCGGGGAGCCGGATCTGCTGTGGGCCCTGGGCTCGTTCCTTGCCGGCCTGGGGGCAAAGATCGCCGTCGCCGTCGCCACCGACGGCCGGTCGCCCCTGCTGGCCCGACTGCCCGCCGCCAAAGCCTTCGTCGGCGACCTGGGCGACCTGGAAGATGCCGCCGCCGGCTGCCACCTGATCGTCGCCCCGGCCCACGGCCGCCAGGCCGGGGACCGGCTGGGCATTCCCCTGTTCCGGGCCGGCTTCCCGGTCTTCGACCGCCTGGGCGGGCCGCAACGGGTGAGCGTCGGCTACCGGGGCACCCGCGAGCTGCTGTTCGCTGTCGCCAATCTCCTGATCGAGGCCGATTCCGGCCACGAGGTCGCCCATGATGCGCAAACTGCGGCTGGTTGA
- the nifX gene encoding nitrogen fixation protein NifX gives MMRKLRLVEAEPQGKEGAMKVAIATTDMQALNAHFGSTPKFAVYEVTKADWRFVEALEFGAVSDQSGQHADDGEDRIGQKVEALKGCALVFVLAIGGPAAAKVVNARVHPIKVPEPQPIEQVLDRVRTMLSGTPPPWLRKAMGGSAPADLDEEDRP, from the coding sequence ATGATGCGCAAACTGCGGCTGGTTGAAGCCGAACCGCAAGGAAAGGAAGGGGCCATGAAGGTCGCCATCGCCACCACCGACATGCAGGCCCTGAACGCCCATTTCGGCAGCACCCCCAAGTTCGCCGTCTACGAGGTGACCAAGGCCGACTGGCGCTTCGTCGAGGCGCTGGAATTCGGCGCCGTGTCCGACCAGTCCGGGCAGCATGCCGACGACGGCGAGGACCGCATCGGCCAGAAGGTGGAAGCCCTGAAAGGTTGCGCCCTGGTCTTCGTGCTGGCCATCGGCGGGCCGGCCGCCGCCAAGGTGGTCAACGCCCGTGTCCATCCGATCAAGGTGCCCGAGCCCCAGCCCATCGAGCAGGTGCTGGACCGGGTGAGGACCATGCTGTCAGGCACGCCCCCGCCCTGGTTGCGCAAGGCGATGGGCGGAAGCGCCCCGGCCGATCTGGATGAGGAGGACCGGCCATGA